Proteins from one Porites lutea chromosome 3, jaPorLute2.1, whole genome shotgun sequence genomic window:
- the LOC140931781 gene encoding uncharacterized protein, which translates to MDTLQSILKLVTPGCYMATIDLKDAYYSVPVAQEHRKYLRFVWRSKLYQYTCFPNGLSSAPRLFTKLMKPCYAHLRCQGHIVSGYIDDTYLQQQLFNDALNSLHACKSLFASLGLLIHPEKSLDIPSQIATVLGFIINSLDMTISLTTEKKTSLIELCHRTMQSNQITIRDLARLNGKLVSSFPGVAYGPLFYRDLEMAKTEALKLNRGKYDSTMVLSDDMKSELQWWVDNLETATCPISNGNPHKVIDTDASLAGGLFVMQLQHRVVLHHQMFTMLREILLCLNF; encoded by the coding sequence aTGGATACTCTGCAATCCATATTGAAGTTAGTAACTCCTGGTTGTTATATGGCAACAATTGATTTAAAGGATGCATATTACTCAGTGCCGGTAGCACAGGAACATCGTAAATATCTTCGTTTTGTTTGGAGGAGTAAACTATACCAATACACTTGTTTTCCTAATGGGCTTTCATCTGCCCCACGTCTATTTACCAAGCTTATGAAACCTTGTTATGCGCATCTAAGGTGTCAAGGGCATATTGTGTCTGGTTACATTGACGACACTTATCTTCAGCAACAGTTATTCAATGATGCCCTTAATTCTCTTCATGCTTGCAAGAGTTTGTTTGCTAGTCTGGGTTTGCTGATTCACCCTgaaaagtctttagacattcCAAGTCAAATAGCGACTGTTTTGGGATTTATAATTAATTCTCTTGACATGACTATTTCCCTTACAACTGAAAAGAAGACAAGTTTAATAGAACTCTGCCACAGAACTATGCAGAGTAACCAGATTACAATACGAGACCTAGCCAGACTTAATGGGAAATTAGTATCCAGTTTCCCTGGTGTGGCTTATGGCCCTCTTTTCTATCGTGATTTAGAAATGGCCAAAACTGAAGCTCTTAAATTAAACAGAGGCAAGTATGATTCAACCATGGTCCTTTCTGATGACATGAAATCAGAATTACAATGGTGGGTTGATAATTTGGAGACAGCTACTTGCCCAATTTCAAATGGCAATCCTCATAAAGTGATTGATACCGATGCCTCTCTGGCTGGGGGGCTGTTTGTAATGCAGTTACAGCACAGGGTAGTTTTACACCATCAGATGTTTACTATGCTGAGGGAAATATTACTGTGCTTGAACTTTTAG
- the LOC140929462 gene encoding uncharacterized protein yields the protein MTNSFQKLGENLNVMNDNIMSLVHWPEGELSEDISEQLDVNEVNEASEKYSNDEQNADESATGQAEPPSKRKKADESAAPNKFLSILEKKANTQEATGPKINDTLASHVTSIMRQKPEEESEKNLFQKILRPENCPGLSKITVNQVIWDRVSAEARTGDVKMQRVQSALVKGTTNAALIADLVLKSSEDKDNIDTTALLDKLWKLTEDSLCCLGAANWELVQRRREALKPQISKDYAHLCAQKVKFTDSLFGDDVTKQIKDITDDN from the coding sequence ATGACTAACAGTTTTCAGAAGCTTGGAGAGAATTTAAACGTGATGAATGATAACATTATGTCCCTCGTTCACTGGCCTGAGGGCGAGCTTTCTGAAGATATATCAGAACAGCTTGACGTTAACGAAGTTAACGAAGCTTCAGAGAAGTATTCGAACGATGAGCAAAACGCTGACGAGTCAGCTACAGGCCAAGCAGAGCCAccaagcaaaaggaaaaaagctgACGAGTCAGCTGCTCCGAACAAATTTCTTTCTATCCTCGAGAAGAAGGCAAATACACAGGAAGCTACAGGCCCGAAGATAAATGATACCTTGGCTTCTCACGTAACCAGCATTATGCGGCAAAAGCCCGAggaagaaagtgagaaaaatttatttcagaaAATTCTCAGACCTGAGAACTGTCCTGGCCTGTCAAAAATAACTGTTAATCAGGTTATTTGGGATCGAGTTTCGGCTGAGGCTAGAACAGGCGATGTGAAAATGCAACGAGTTCAGAGTGCGTTGGTTAAAGGAACTACAAACGCAGCTTTAATAGCAGATCTTGTCCTGAAGAGCTCTGAGGACAAGGACAACATAGATACCACTGCTTTGTTGGATAAACTATGGAAGCTAACCGAAGACTCTTTGTGCTGCTTAGGAGCAGCCAACTGGGAATTAGTTCAGAGACGTCGGGAGGCATTGAAGCCTCAAATTTCTAAAGATTATGCTCATTTGTGTGCTCAAAAAGTCAAATTTACTGATTCTCTGTTTGGAGACGATGTTACCAAACAAATCAAAGATATTACAGATGATAATTAA